One Fuerstiella marisgermanici DNA window includes the following coding sequences:
- a CDS encoding serine/threonine-protein kinase: MSEPSTSELVAETCAQQRAAWSAGQRIPVETFLAQHPALRDDTDTMLDVIYNEIVLREELGETSTLTEFRARFPELTEPLKQLFAVHQVVASDSSATADSDAVPAASTPDVDRDRPHTIGGYEILEEVGRGGMGIVYRARQPGTGREVALKVILAGKFASSDEIKRFHTEAQAAAKLEHPGIVPIYDAGQADDVYFLSMAFINGETLAELLAQGPLSGRRAAEIIAEAAEGLAAAHLRNVIHRDLKPHNILIDDEGCVRITDFGLARNVERPGSLTTTGQIVGTPQYMPPEQALGRHDQVGPASDVYALGATLYCALVGRPPFDGAVAVEVLQRAALDEPVAPRILVPAVPRDLETICQKCLEKDPQNRYASGRELAEDLRRALRGETILARPIGWPGRLLRWCRRRPLVASLALAVALLSVMLLVGLSASTILLRNEQRATAALLRDTSEANVKLVEANRLADARTVEALLAQAGRARLSGRAGRRFEGIAAVDKASSILKDLPPDEPTMLKLRNELLACVSLPDLRKEARWEGYRKGSDQTGIAVSPDSERYARFMPNGALSIRRLRDNSEERSISDVGYAEGLSPSPSPRFFLRFSPDGSMIASVGQNANGRHAEIPTTIWNVATGESLLSVPAEGYWCTDDVDFSADSNRVAIGFSDGNVRLFSLPDGVEIATLEPTDNRTMPTIIRFSPAGDLLAVARSNGLEVWNTTQRKVVNSFSHEAEIRSLAWHPTADEVACVHLDRDGLRIYPARSDVAKPRTVFALVPMIHAAFHPDGRTVAIVGARTTCLFDLKSEQKLFDVDGLAIGFSQDGRFLSFGFAGSRIGRWQYSSAPECRSFVCNDAATDRVGLSFSRDNLLAVCCNDRMQLVDPDNAREVAAIPVASAVLGQFLTKDDTLVTVSESVAERRTVKWSPSHGTPEIGAPTVLAQADSSRLTFGIIGVEEDEMLVCRESGLSHIVALADPSQAQEMRFDPFWTMAVAPDRRWAVTTYWHYKTLLWDANTMSLVREFDGVRSRAEFSRDGRWLVVGGSQDYHIYSVGDWAEACYIDREFPGQGLGAMTFTRDSRLLAVAGSLNSIRLFHTSDWSEAVTFTMPVSSPAYFLTFSPDHRYLAACTNEGMVCIWNLRLLTEQLAKRDLDWPLAVE; encoded by the coding sequence ATGAGCGAGCCAAGTACTTCCGAACTCGTTGCCGAAACTTGTGCCCAGCAACGTGCGGCATGGTCTGCCGGGCAACGCATTCCGGTAGAAACGTTTCTGGCTCAACATCCCGCACTGCGCGACGACACGGACACAATGCTGGACGTGATCTACAACGAAATTGTCCTTCGCGAGGAACTTGGCGAAACGTCGACGCTGACGGAATTTCGGGCGAGGTTTCCGGAACTGACCGAACCACTAAAGCAGCTATTCGCCGTGCATCAGGTCGTCGCGTCCGATTCGTCGGCCACCGCAGATTCCGATGCCGTCCCCGCGGCATCGACGCCCGACGTGGATCGCGATCGTCCTCACACCATCGGCGGCTACGAAATTCTGGAAGAAGTTGGTCGCGGCGGAATGGGAATCGTCTACCGTGCGCGGCAGCCGGGAACCGGACGAGAAGTCGCGTTGAAGGTGATTCTCGCCGGCAAGTTTGCGTCGAGCGATGAGATCAAACGATTTCACACGGAAGCTCAAGCCGCGGCAAAGCTGGAACATCCGGGGATCGTGCCGATATACGATGCCGGTCAGGCCGATGATGTCTACTTTTTGTCGATGGCGTTCATCAATGGCGAAACGCTGGCGGAGTTGCTGGCTCAGGGGCCACTGTCCGGTCGTCGTGCTGCCGAGATTATTGCAGAGGCGGCTGAAGGTCTAGCTGCGGCACACTTGCGAAACGTCATCCACCGTGACCTCAAGCCCCACAACATTCTGATCGACGACGAAGGCTGCGTACGGATCACGGATTTCGGACTTGCGCGAAACGTTGAAAGGCCAGGCAGCTTAACGACGACCGGTCAGATTGTCGGCACGCCTCAGTACATGCCACCGGAACAGGCACTCGGTCGCCATGATCAAGTGGGCCCGGCCTCGGACGTCTATGCCCTTGGCGCGACGCTGTACTGCGCGCTTGTCGGACGACCGCCGTTCGATGGTGCGGTCGCCGTGGAGGTTCTGCAGCGAGCGGCGCTGGACGAGCCTGTCGCGCCGCGCATTCTAGTCCCCGCAGTGCCTCGAGACCTGGAAACCATTTGCCAAAAATGCCTCGAGAAGGATCCGCAGAATCGTTACGCCAGCGGGCGAGAACTGGCGGAAGATCTGCGCCGCGCTCTTCGTGGAGAAACAATTCTTGCCCGCCCGATCGGCTGGCCGGGACGCCTGCTGCGATGGTGCCGTCGGCGACCACTGGTCGCGTCGTTGGCACTGGCGGTGGCGTTGCTGAGTGTCATGTTACTGGTCGGACTGTCGGCGTCGACCATTTTGCTTCGCAACGAACAGCGCGCCACGGCAGCCTTGTTGCGAGACACGTCGGAAGCCAACGTTAAACTTGTGGAGGCGAATCGGCTGGCGGACGCTCGAACCGTGGAAGCGCTGCTGGCTCAGGCTGGGCGCGCCAGACTCAGCGGCCGCGCGGGGCGTCGCTTCGAAGGCATCGCCGCCGTCGACAAAGCCTCCAGTATTCTGAAAGACCTGCCGCCGGACGAACCGACGATGCTGAAGCTGCGCAACGAATTGCTGGCCTGTGTGTCGCTGCCGGATCTCCGCAAGGAAGCTCGCTGGGAAGGGTATCGCAAGGGCAGCGACCAGACCGGGATCGCTGTGTCGCCCGATAGTGAACGATACGCTCGCTTCATGCCGAACGGGGCGCTGAGCATTCGGCGGCTGCGCGACAATTCCGAAGAACGAAGTATTTCCGACGTAGGCTACGCCGAAGGACTGTCACCGTCTCCGTCCCCGCGGTTCTTCCTGCGGTTCAGCCCGGATGGTTCCATGATCGCGTCGGTGGGCCAGAATGCCAATGGCAGACATGCAGAGATTCCAACGACGATCTGGAACGTGGCAACCGGTGAATCGCTGCTGAGTGTTCCGGCGGAAGGCTATTGGTGCACTGACGATGTCGATTTTTCCGCCGACAGCAACCGCGTCGCGATCGGGTTTTCTGATGGAAATGTTCGACTTTTCAGTCTGCCTGATGGTGTCGAAATTGCAACCCTTGAGCCGACAGACAACCGAACGATGCCAACGATTATCCGTTTCTCACCGGCGGGTGATCTATTGGCGGTTGCTCGCTCAAATGGCCTGGAAGTCTGGAACACGACGCAGCGCAAAGTCGTCAATTCGTTTTCACACGAAGCGGAAATCCGATCTCTTGCATGGCATCCGACCGCCGACGAGGTTGCCTGCGTTCACCTCGATAGGGACGGATTAAGAATTTACCCGGCGCGCAGTGATGTCGCGAAGCCCAGAACCGTGTTTGCTTTGGTGCCGATGATACACGCCGCGTTTCATCCCGACGGACGAACGGTGGCGATCGTGGGGGCACGCACGACATGTTTATTCGATCTGAAATCCGAACAGAAGCTGTTCGATGTCGACGGGCTGGCGATTGGATTCAGTCAGGACGGCAGGTTCCTTTCGTTCGGTTTTGCTGGCAGTCGAATTGGTCGCTGGCAATACTCCTCCGCGCCGGAGTGTCGTTCGTTCGTTTGCAACGATGCTGCGACGGATCGTGTCGGTCTGAGCTTCAGCCGTGACAATCTGCTGGCTGTCTGTTGCAACGACAGGATGCAACTGGTTGATCCCGATAATGCTCGCGAGGTCGCCGCAATCCCGGTCGCGTCGGCAGTCCTGGGGCAGTTCTTAACGAAAGACGACACGCTGGTGACAGTCTCCGAATCCGTTGCCGAACGGCGCACGGTGAAGTGGTCGCCGTCGCACGGCACACCCGAAATTGGGGCGCCAACAGTACTGGCGCAGGCAGACTCTTCGCGTCTGACATTCGGGATTATTGGCGTGGAGGAGGACGAGATGCTGGTGTGTCGTGAGTCCGGCTTGTCGCACATTGTGGCACTCGCCGATCCGTCGCAGGCTCAGGAAATGCGTTTCGATCCGTTCTGGACAATGGCTGTGGCACCGGATCGACGCTGGGCGGTGACGACATACTGGCACTACAAGACCCTGCTATGGGATGCAAACACGATGTCGCTGGTGCGAGAATTCGACGGCGTCCGTTCACGAGCTGAGTTCAGTCGTGACGGACGCTGGCTAGTAGTCGGAGGATCTCAGGATTATCACATTTATTCAGTCGGCGACTGGGCTGAGGCTTGCTACATTGATCGCGAATTTCCCGGTCAGGGTCTGGGAGCCATGACGTTCACTCGCGACAGTCGACTGCTGGCGGTCGCGGGTTCGTTGAATTCCATTCGCCTGTTCCATACGTCGGATTGGTCCGAAGCGGTGACATTCACGATGCCGGTTTCATCTCCGGCGTACTTTCTGACCTTCAGCCCGGATCACCGCTATCTGGCTGCATGTACCAACGAGGGCATGGTCTGTATATGGAATCTTCGATTGCTGACTGAGCAACTGGCCAAACGAGATCTTGACTGGCCGCTTGCGGTGGAATGA
- a CDS encoding DUF1559 domain-containing protein, giving the protein MQKHLPSPHTSRIAAFTIMELLVVTSILGLLMALLVPAVQSAREAARRTGCQNNLRQMGLALHQFEIAHRSFPPGRDAHRKRHHSWATAVLPHLDQAGVFQKYEHDQPWNHKTNIPVIKSHVPVFRCPSAVKNWSGKTDYGGNFGTTLTGLEPGFSSGLGWEAGVLLVVRMPYGSTFRKRPVKIADIRDGTSNTIIVVEDADREAREGGRWGDGHNGVAHDNGPVNNSPSNEIHSRHPGGAFVLMADGSVQFVTETMDLNVLGSLCTRSGGEVTEF; this is encoded by the coding sequence ATGCAGAAGCACCTTCCATCACCTCACACTTCCCGTATCGCCGCATTCACGATCATGGAATTGCTGGTCGTGACTTCGATTCTGGGTCTGTTGATGGCTCTGCTTGTGCCGGCCGTGCAGTCGGCTCGCGAAGCGGCGCGGCGAACCGGCTGCCAGAACAACCTGCGACAGATGGGCCTCGCCCTGCATCAGTTTGAAATCGCTCATCGCAGTTTCCCGCCGGGCCGGGACGCTCACAGGAAACGCCACCATTCGTGGGCGACAGCCGTGCTGCCGCATCTCGACCAGGCCGGCGTCTTCCAGAAATATGAACACGACCAACCGTGGAATCACAAGACCAACATACCAGTCATTAAGTCGCACGTGCCCGTGTTTCGCTGTCCTTCAGCCGTCAAGAACTGGTCTGGGAAAACGGATTACGGCGGCAATTTCGGAACAACGCTGACCGGCCTGGAACCGGGCTTCAGCAGTGGACTTGGCTGGGAAGCCGGCGTGTTACTGGTCGTGCGCATGCCGTACGGCAGCACCTTTCGCAAGCGGCCGGTGAAGATCGCCGACATTCGTGACGGCACCAGCAACACAATCATTGTGGTCGAAGACGCAGACCGGGAAGCTCGCGAAGGAGGCCGCTGGGGCGACGGGCACAACGGAGTCGCTCACGATAACGGCCCGGTTAACAACTCGCCGTCAAACGAAATTCACAGTCGGCATCCCGGCGGTGCGTTCGTGCTGATGGCGGACGGCAGCGTGCAGTTTGTGACAGAAACAATGGACCTGAATGTCCTCGGCTCGCTATGTACGCGCTCTGGCGGCGAAGTGACAGAATTCTGA
- a CDS encoding RNA polymerase sigma factor, which translates to MTEEAIDDCGDFRDLIARVRDGDEDAAVELVNVYEPHVRRAVRIRLGAPKLRQLVDSMDISQSVLGNFFVRAVAGQFELDTPKQLVALLSRMAENRVRDWQRRHSTLRRDKGREISLTHLRQEPAAVVYADEEANPLDMLERVLKELTPEDSQLVEWRRAGDSWTEIADRTNKTPDALRMQLRRAVDRALRAVKA; encoded by the coding sequence ATGACTGAGGAAGCAATTGACGATTGCGGCGACTTCCGCGATCTGATCGCGCGAGTGCGTGACGGAGACGAAGACGCGGCGGTTGAGTTGGTCAACGTGTACGAACCTCACGTTCGACGCGCGGTCAGAATTCGGCTGGGTGCGCCGAAGCTGAGGCAGCTTGTGGATTCGATGGATATTTCTCAGTCGGTGCTTGGTAACTTCTTTGTGCGCGCGGTGGCCGGGCAGTTTGAACTGGACACTCCGAAGCAGCTTGTTGCTTTGTTGTCGAGGATGGCCGAAAACCGCGTTCGAGACTGGCAGCGACGGCATTCGACGTTGCGGCGCGACAAGGGCCGGGAAATATCGCTGACTCATTTGCGCCAGGAACCGGCGGCAGTCGTGTATGCCGACGAGGAAGCGAATCCTCTGGATATGTTGGAACGAGTGCTGAAGGAACTCACGCCGGAAGACAGCCAACTCGTGGAATGGCGGCGCGCAGGGGATAGCTGGACCGAAATTGCGGACCGCACAAACAAAACGCCCGACGCACTGCGAATGCAATTGCGCCGGGCAGTGGACCGCGCGTTGCGCGCCGTTAAAGCATGA